One window from the genome of Mesoplodon densirostris isolate mMesDen1 chromosome 17, mMesDen1 primary haplotype, whole genome shotgun sequence encodes:
- the N4BP2L2 gene encoding NEDD4-binding protein 2-like 2 isoform X3, with translation MPYGEIEAKSMGRGEERISEPCYKKLKSTEEAYVFSHHGNAHFHRKQEKTGNDWVPVTITDVRGHSYPQEDKTKTTNLLKPVHDEMLGNRPGVINSVDTRPPLVSTDDAIYSTSKAFIGPIYKPPEKKKCNRRRNQADTISGIDGKGEREKKQKFNSKKSEIDNELFQFYKEIEELENEKGDSESSCKEPEPSEEQLIPYYQGHSNLLKSEEEKKRDLTSALQSHWGYQQCVGNEPGKYPYNRQVIPTFCDNSFASFRPEWQSVHSFIVPQDPHLSSFNHHLNIQRFNVPPNPSSNIFHAQDGFQMQNGYYVNSCHVNWNCLTFDQNNGYTDCRDITSSDHPSRNGYTVQDVYANNGFCETSEGCWKDPSVDKHNGTDRFMNQHFQEEKLKKLQKLLILLRGLPGSGKTTLSRILLGQSRDGIVFSTDDYFHHQDGYRYNVNQLGDAHDWNQNRAKQAINQGRSPVIIDNTNTQAWEMKPYVEMAIGKGYRVEFHEPETWWKFDPEELEKRNKHGVSRKKIAQMLDRYEYQVSISIVMNSVEPPHKSTQRPPSQGRQRYILNGIVPPAATCHSELVSITKNKMGITHHVQLRNKGKE, from the exons ATGCCTTATGGTGAAATTGAAGCTAAGTCCATGGGACGTGgggaagaacgaataagtgaacCATGCTATAAGAAATTGAAGTCTACTGAAGAGGCATATGTTTTCTCCCATCATGGTAATGCTCATTTTCACAGAAAGCAAGAGAAAACTGGAAATGATTGGGTCCCTGTGACCATCACTGATGTCAGAGGACATAGTTATCCTCAGGAGGACAAAACCAAAACTACAAATTTGCTGAAACCTGTGCATGATGAGATGCTTGGTAATAGACCAGGTGTTATTAATTCTGTTGATACACGTCCTCCATTGGTATCCACAGATGATGCGATATATAGCACAAGTAAAGCATTTATAGGACCCATTTACAAACCCcctgagaaaaagaaatgtaatagaAGGAGGAATCAAGCAGACACTATCAGTGGTATAGATGGGAAAGGAGAacgagaaaagaaacagaaatttaattctaaaaaatCAGAGATTGACAATGAATTATTCCAGTTTTACAAAGAAATTGAAGAGcttgaaaatgaaaaaggtgaTTCAGAAAGCAGTTGTAAGGAACCTGAACCCTCTGAGGAACAACTCATTCCATATTATCAGGGCCATAGTAATCTGTTAAAATccgaagaagaaaagaaaagagatctTACCAGTGCCCTTCAGTCACATTGGGGTTATCAGCAGTGCGTGGGGAATGAGCCAGGTAAATATCCTTATAATCGACAAGTAATACCTACCTTTTGTGACAATTCATTTGCTTCCTTCAGGCCTGAGTGGCAATCAGTGCATTCTTTTATAGTACCACAAGACCCTCATCTTTCCAGTTTTAACCATCACTTAAATATTCAAAGATTCAACGTTCCACCAAATCCATCATCAAATATTTTCCATGCCCAAGATGGCTTTCAGATGCAAAATGGatattatgtaaatagttgtcatGTTAACTGGAATTGTTTGACTTTTGATCAGAACAATGGATATACTGACTGTCGTGACATTACTAGTAGTGACCATCCCTCTAGAAATGGCTACACTGTGCAAGATGTATATGCGAATAATGGTTTCTGTGAAACCAGTGAAGGATGCTGGAAAGATCCTTCTGTGGACAAGCATAATGGAACTGACAGGTTTATGAACCAGCATTTTCAagaggaaaagttaaaaaaattgcaGAAGTTACTTATTCTTTTAAGAGGTTTGCCTGGTTCTGGGAAAACAACATTGTCTCG AATTCTGCTTGGTCAGAGTCGTGATGGCATTGTGTTCAGCACTGATGACTATTTTCACCATCAAGATGGGTACAGGTATAATGTTAATCAACTTGGTGATGCCCATGACTGGAACCAGAACAGAG caaaACAAGCTATCAATCAGGGGAGATCTCCAGTTATAATAGACAACACTAATACACAAGCTTGGGAAATGAAACCATATGTGGAAATG GCCATAGGAAAAGGATACAGAGTAGAGTTTCATGAACCTGAAACTTGGTGGAAATTTGATCCTGAAGAATTAGAAAA gaGGAATAAACATGGTGTTTCTCGAAAGAAGATTGCTCAGATGTTGGATCGTTATGAATATCAAGTGTCCATCTCTATTGTAATGAATTCAGTGGAACCACCACACAAAAGCACACAAAGACCTCCTTCACAGGGGAGACAGAG gtataTTCTTAATGGAATAGTTCCCCCAGCTGCTACCTGCCATTCTGAGTTGGTCTccatcacaaagaataaaatgggCATTACTCATCATGTTCAACTAAG GAACAAGGGGAAAGAGTAG
- the N4BP2L2 gene encoding NEDD4-binding protein 2-like 2 isoform X4, translating to MPYGEIEAKSMGRGEERISEPCYKKLKSTEEAYVFSHHGNAHFHRKQEKTGNDWVPVTITDVRGHSYPQEDKTKTTNLLKPVHDEMLGNRPGVINSVDTRPPLVSTDDAIYSTSKAFIGPIYKPPEKKKCNRRRNQADTISGIDGKGEREKKQKFNSKKSEIDNELFQFYKEIEELENEKGDSESSCKEPEPSEEQLIPYYQGHSNLLKSEEEKKRDLTSALQSHWGYQQCVGNEPGKYPYNRQVIPTFCDNSFASFRPEWQSVHSFIVPQDPHLSSFNHHLNIQRFNVPPNPSSNIFHAQDGFQMQNGYYVNSCHVNWNCLTFDQNNGYTDCRDITSSDHPSRNGYTVQDVYANNGFCETSEGCWKDPSVDKHNGTDRFMNQHFQEEKLKKLQKLLILLRGLPGSGKTTLSRILLGQSRDGIVFSTDDYFHHQDGYRYNVNQLGDAHDWNQNRAKQAINQGRSPVIIDNTNTQAWEMKPYVEMAIGKGYRVEFHEPETWWKFDPEELEKRNKHGVSRKKIAQMLDRYEYQVSISIVMNSVEPPHKSTQRPPSQGRQRNKGKE from the exons ATGCCTTATGGTGAAATTGAAGCTAAGTCCATGGGACGTGgggaagaacgaataagtgaacCATGCTATAAGAAATTGAAGTCTACTGAAGAGGCATATGTTTTCTCCCATCATGGTAATGCTCATTTTCACAGAAAGCAAGAGAAAACTGGAAATGATTGGGTCCCTGTGACCATCACTGATGTCAGAGGACATAGTTATCCTCAGGAGGACAAAACCAAAACTACAAATTTGCTGAAACCTGTGCATGATGAGATGCTTGGTAATAGACCAGGTGTTATTAATTCTGTTGATACACGTCCTCCATTGGTATCCACAGATGATGCGATATATAGCACAAGTAAAGCATTTATAGGACCCATTTACAAACCCcctgagaaaaagaaatgtaatagaAGGAGGAATCAAGCAGACACTATCAGTGGTATAGATGGGAAAGGAGAacgagaaaagaaacagaaatttaattctaaaaaatCAGAGATTGACAATGAATTATTCCAGTTTTACAAAGAAATTGAAGAGcttgaaaatgaaaaaggtgaTTCAGAAAGCAGTTGTAAGGAACCTGAACCCTCTGAGGAACAACTCATTCCATATTATCAGGGCCATAGTAATCTGTTAAAATccgaagaagaaaagaaaagagatctTACCAGTGCCCTTCAGTCACATTGGGGTTATCAGCAGTGCGTGGGGAATGAGCCAGGTAAATATCCTTATAATCGACAAGTAATACCTACCTTTTGTGACAATTCATTTGCTTCCTTCAGGCCTGAGTGGCAATCAGTGCATTCTTTTATAGTACCACAAGACCCTCATCTTTCCAGTTTTAACCATCACTTAAATATTCAAAGATTCAACGTTCCACCAAATCCATCATCAAATATTTTCCATGCCCAAGATGGCTTTCAGATGCAAAATGGatattatgtaaatagttgtcatGTTAACTGGAATTGTTTGACTTTTGATCAGAACAATGGATATACTGACTGTCGTGACATTACTAGTAGTGACCATCCCTCTAGAAATGGCTACACTGTGCAAGATGTATATGCGAATAATGGTTTCTGTGAAACCAGTGAAGGATGCTGGAAAGATCCTTCTGTGGACAAGCATAATGGAACTGACAGGTTTATGAACCAGCATTTTCAagaggaaaagttaaaaaaattgcaGAAGTTACTTATTCTTTTAAGAGGTTTGCCTGGTTCTGGGAAAACAACATTGTCTCG AATTCTGCTTGGTCAGAGTCGTGATGGCATTGTGTTCAGCACTGATGACTATTTTCACCATCAAGATGGGTACAGGTATAATGTTAATCAACTTGGTGATGCCCATGACTGGAACCAGAACAGAG caaaACAAGCTATCAATCAGGGGAGATCTCCAGTTATAATAGACAACACTAATACACAAGCTTGGGAAATGAAACCATATGTGGAAATG GCCATAGGAAAAGGATACAGAGTAGAGTTTCATGAACCTGAAACTTGGTGGAAATTTGATCCTGAAGAATTAGAAAA gaGGAATAAACATGGTGTTTCTCGAAAGAAGATTGCTCAGATGTTGGATCGTTATGAATATCAAGTGTCCATCTCTATTGTAATGAATTCAGTGGAACCACCACACAAAAGCACACAAAGACCTCCTTCACAGGGGAGACAGAG GAACAAGGGGAAAGAGTAG